One segment of Candidatus Rokuibacteriota bacterium DNA contains the following:
- a CDS encoding branched-chain amino acid ABC transporter permease, with protein MDTFLQQVVSGLATGGIYASLALALVMIYQATDVVNYAQGEMAMFSTYLAWSMLNHGVPYWAAFFATVALAFLGGLLIHRIVIRPVQNAPVLTIVIVCIGLLTIFNSLAGWIYSYIIQPFPSPFPKEPIKLGRIVFSPHELGAIGVTLIMLFLIWVFFRFTTLGLAMRAAAQNPASSRLCGIRVSWMLALGWGLAALVGAVAGMMVAPVIFLEPNMMGGILIYAFASATLGGFTSPVGAVIGGFLVGVMENLAGTYISFIGTSLKLTVALALIIVVLLVRPSGLLGRAVIHRV; from the coding sequence ATGGACACGTTTCTTCAGCAGGTGGTGTCGGGGCTCGCGACGGGTGGCATCTATGCCAGCCTGGCCCTGGCTCTCGTCATGATCTACCAGGCGACCGACGTAGTGAACTACGCACAAGGTGAGATGGCCATGTTCAGCACCTACCTCGCGTGGTCGATGCTGAACCACGGGGTGCCCTACTGGGCCGCCTTCTTCGCGACGGTGGCGCTCGCTTTCCTGGGGGGCCTCCTGATCCACCGAATCGTCATCCGCCCGGTCCAGAATGCTCCCGTGCTCACCATCGTCATCGTCTGCATCGGGCTCCTGACCATCTTCAACAGCCTCGCCGGCTGGATCTACTCCTACATCATCCAGCCCTTCCCGAGCCCCTTCCCCAAGGAGCCGATCAAACTCGGGCGCATCGTCTTCAGCCCGCACGAACTGGGCGCCATCGGCGTCACCTTGATCATGCTCTTTCTCATCTGGGTCTTCTTCCGCTTCACCACGCTGGGGCTCGCCATGCGCGCCGCCGCCCAGAACCCGGCCTCGAGCCGCCTCTGTGGCATCCGCGTGTCCTGGATGCTGGCGCTCGGCTGGGGGCTGGCGGCCCTCGTGGGCGCGGTCGCCGGCATGATGGTGGCGCCCGTCATCTTCCTCGAACCCAACATGATGGGCGGCATCCTGATCTACGCCTTCGCCTCGGCGACGCTCGGCGGCTTCACGAGCCCGGTCGGCGCGGTGATCGGCGGCTTCCTGGTCGGCGTCATGGAGAATCTGGCGGGCACCTACATCTCCTTCATCGGCACGAGCCTGAAGCTCACCGTCGCGCTCGCGCTCATCATCGTCGTGCTGCTCGTTCGGCCGAGCGGACTCCTCGGCCGCGCCGTGATCCACCGGGTCTAG
- a CDS encoding branched-chain amino acid ABC transporter permease, with product MPDTAGAAGVTVVKAATAAERRPSTSRLVGLGLLLAAACLLPFSLSPFLVFQFTQVLVYAMALLGLNMLTGYNGQISLGHGAFFALGAYTTAIMIDRWHVPYGWTLPVAGVICLVVGFLFGIPALRLEGLYLALATFALALAVPQILKYFDGWTGGSQGIVLSKPKAPWGLRLNPDQWLYFLALFVAVVLFALAWNLLRGRIGRAIVAIRDNPIAAEAMGINSALYKSLIFGVSAAYTGIAGAISALAVAFVAPDTYNVFLSITFLVGIVIGGLASISGAIYGGFFTQFVPNYAQTISKAAPWAIYGVVLIACMYVMPRGVAGTLRLLWARMRQRGRG from the coding sequence ATGCCTGACACGGCGGGCGCGGCGGGGGTGACGGTGGTCAAGGCGGCGACCGCGGCCGAGCGCCGCCCGAGTACCAGCCGGCTGGTCGGCCTGGGGCTCCTGCTGGCGGCCGCCTGCCTCCTGCCCTTCTCGCTGAGCCCCTTTCTCGTGTTCCAGTTCACCCAGGTGCTCGTCTACGCGATGGCGCTGCTCGGACTCAACATGCTGACGGGCTACAACGGCCAGATCTCGCTCGGGCACGGCGCCTTCTTCGCGCTCGGCGCCTATACGACGGCCATCATGATCGACCGCTGGCACGTGCCCTATGGCTGGACGCTGCCGGTGGCGGGGGTGATCTGCCTCGTCGTGGGCTTCCTCTTCGGCATCCCGGCGCTCCGACTGGAAGGACTTTATCTGGCGCTCGCCACCTTCGCGCTGGCGCTGGCCGTGCCCCAGATCCTCAAGTACTTCGACGGATGGACCGGGGGCTCGCAGGGGATCGTCCTCTCCAAGCCCAAGGCGCCGTGGGGCCTGCGGCTCAACCCCGACCAGTGGCTCTACTTCCTTGCGCTCTTCGTGGCTGTCGTCCTCTTCGCGCTCGCGTGGAACCTCCTGCGCGGGCGCATCGGGCGGGCCATCGTCGCCATCCGCGACAACCCCATCGCCGCGGAGGCGATGGGCATCAACAGCGCGCTCTACAAGTCGCTGATCTTCGGCGTGAGCGCGGCCTACACCGGCATCGCCGGCGCAATAAGCGCGCTGGCGGTCGCCTTCGTCGCCCCCGATACCTACAACGTGTTCCTGTCTATCACGTTCCTCGTCGGCATCGTGATCGGGGGGCTCGCCTCGATCTCGGGAGCGATCTACGGCGGCTTCTTCACCCAGTTCGTCCCGAACTACGCACAGACCATCTCCAAGGCCGCGCCGTGGGCCATCTACGGCGTCGTGCTCATCGCCTGCATGTACGTCATGCCGCGCGGGGTCGCCGGCACACTCCGGCTGCTCTGGGCGCGCATGCGGCAGCGCGGGCGGGGCTAA
- a CDS encoding ABC transporter substrate-binding protein, with product MKRLALILALLAALGLPASQAQAADPGVTATEIKIGHTNPYSGGASAYGTIGKAIGAYFKKVNEEGGINGRKINFISYDDGYSPPKTVEMVRKLVEQDQVLLVFQPLGTPSNTAIQKYLNEQNVPHLFVATGATKWGNPKDFPWTMGWQPNYQTEGKIYAAYLLKNIPNAKVGILLQNDDYGKDYVKGFKDGLGDAAKKLIVMEQTYEVTDPTVDSQIVNLKGSGANVFFNVTTPKFAAQAIKKAHEIGWKPVHFVNNVSASVGAVLKPAGLDASKDLITVLYFKDPTDPQWKNDKGYKDWLAFMQKYYPDGNVTDGFNVYGYLVAQTLVHVLKQSGNDLSRANVMKQAASIKNLELPMLLPGIKVNTSPTDFYPIEQEQLAKFNGEIWQLFGEIYDASKK from the coding sequence ATGAAGAGACTCGCACTGATTCTGGCGCTCCTGGCAGCGCTCGGGCTGCCGGCCTCGCAGGCGCAGGCGGCCGACCCCGGCGTGACCGCGACGGAGATCAAGATCGGCCACACCAACCCGTACAGCGGCGGCGCCTCGGCGTACGGCACCATCGGCAAGGCCATCGGCGCCTACTTCAAGAAGGTCAACGAGGAGGGCGGCATCAACGGGCGCAAGATCAACTTCATCAGCTACGACGACGGCTACAGCCCGCCCAAGACCGTGGAGATGGTGCGCAAGCTGGTCGAGCAGGACCAGGTGCTGTTGGTCTTCCAGCCGCTTGGCACGCCGTCAAACACGGCTATCCAGAAGTACCTGAACGAGCAGAACGTGCCCCATCTCTTCGTGGCCACGGGCGCCACCAAGTGGGGCAACCCGAAGGACTTCCCGTGGACCATGGGCTGGCAGCCGAACTACCAGACCGAGGGAAAGATCTACGCGGCCTACCTGCTCAAGAACATCCCCAACGCAAAGGTCGGCATCCTCCTCCAGAACGACGACTACGGCAAGGACTACGTCAAGGGCTTCAAGGACGGGCTGGGCGACGCCGCCAAGAAGCTCATCGTGATGGAGCAGACCTACGAGGTGACGGACCCCACGGTGGACTCCCAGATCGTCAACCTCAAGGGCAGCGGCGCCAACGTCTTCTTCAACGTGACGACACCAAAGTTCGCGGCGCAGGCCATCAAGAAGGCGCACGAGATCGGCTGGAAGCCGGTGCACTTCGTAAACAACGTGTCGGCCTCGGTGGGCGCCGTGCTCAAGCCGGCCGGGCTCGACGCCTCCAAGGACCTGATCACGGTCCTGTACTTCAAGGATCCGACCGATCCCCAGTGGAAGAACGACAAGGGCTACAAGGACTGGCTCGCCTTCATGCAGAAGTACTACCCGGACGGGAACGTGACGGACGGCTTCAACGTCTACGGCTACTTAGTGGCGCAGACCCTGGTCCACGTGCTCAAGCAGAGCGGCAACGACCTCTCGCGGGCCAACGTGATGAAGCAGGCCGCGAGCATCAAGAACCTCGAGCTACCGATGCTGCTGCCGGGCATCAAGGTCAACACGAGCCCGACGGACTTCTACCCGATCGAGCAGGAGCAGCTCGCGAAGTTCAACGGCGAAATCTGGCAGCTCTTCGGCGAGATCTACGACGCCAGCAAGAAGTAA
- a CDS encoding EthD domain-containing protein produces MVKVITFLKRKAGMPVEEFQSYWRTRHPEVVTRLPGVRRYVQSHALLSVYGHNEPIYDGIAEVWADDTDALRAMTGSPAHAALQADEARFIDRASMGVIITEDHVIKDGPVPLDAVKSVAFLTRKPGLPVEAFQRHWLEAHGPIAAALPGLRRYVQSHTRRSAYDAGRVPAYDGVVLTWFDSTDAVRGAAAAPEYARVLADAGNFLVPGQTPSILTREHIIVA; encoded by the coding sequence ATGGTCAAGGTGATCACGTTCCTCAAGCGGAAGGCCGGCATGCCGGTGGAGGAGTTCCAGAGCTACTGGCGGACGCGCCACCCCGAGGTGGTGACCCGGCTCCCGGGCGTGCGCCGCTACGTCCAGTCCCACGCGCTTCTCTCGGTCTACGGACACAACGAGCCCATCTACGACGGGATCGCAGAGGTCTGGGCCGACGACACCGACGCCCTCCGCGCGATGACCGGGAGCCCGGCGCACGCAGCCCTCCAAGCCGACGAGGCGCGCTTCATCGACCGCGCCAGCATGGGCGTGATCATCACCGAGGATCATGTGATCAAGGACGGCCCGGTGCCGCTGGACGCCGTGAAGAGCGTCGCGTTCCTCACGCGCAAGCCGGGTCTCCCCGTCGAGGCGTTCCAGCGGCACTGGCTCGAGGCGCACGGGCCCATCGCGGCGGCGCTGCCCGGCCTCAGGCGCTACGTGCAGAGCCACACGCGGCGCTCCGCGTACGACGCGGGCCGCGTCCCCGCCTACGACGGCGTGGTCCTCACGTGGTTCGACTCGACGGACGCGGTCCGCGGCGCGGCAGCCGCCCCCGAATACGCCCGCGTGCTCGCCGACGCCGGGAACTTTCTGGTCCCCGGCCAGACACCGTCCATCCTCACCCGCGAGCACATCATCGTCGCGTAG
- a CDS encoding methylated-DNA--[protein]-cysteine S-methyltransferase, giving the protein MNPENSTCRDIEPDLVAVAAGEAGASAARGVERHVAVCRGCRDELERYRVLEGMVADLRRAPVAGAEPTLARAELESRLADIRSRMVAYGIFSSPLGKILIARSELGVSMVRYIDSERSARSYLARLAGDDAVEDKAAVEATYRELLDYLSARSTRLSWPLDLRWAGSDFQRRVLAATAELPYGAITSYAGIARRIGAPASVRAVAQALRHNPIPIAIPCHRVIGSSGDLTGYAGSRIGLKEQLLSLEGVPVGLRAHRIERGHMYVLFEGYAEYCLPTCGSLSREPMAQLTLFGARRHAEAVGLTPCAACRPDLHPLSA; this is encoded by the coding sequence ATGAACCCCGAGAACTCGACCTGCCGTGACATCGAACCCGATCTGGTGGCCGTGGCCGCGGGCGAGGCCGGAGCTTCCGCTGCGCGAGGCGTCGAGCGGCACGTGGCCGTCTGCCGTGGCTGCCGCGACGAGCTCGAGCGCTATCGCGTGCTCGAGGGCATGGTGGCGGATCTTCGCCGCGCGCCCGTGGCCGGGGCCGAACCCACGCTGGCGCGCGCCGAGCTCGAGTCCCGGCTGGCCGACATCCGGTCCCGCATGGTCGCCTACGGCATCTTTTCGTCGCCGCTGGGCAAGATCCTCATCGCCCGCTCTGAGCTGGGCGTCTCGATGGTCAGGTACATCGATTCGGAGCGCTCGGCTCGGTCGTACCTGGCCCGCCTGGCCGGGGACGACGCGGTGGAAGACAAGGCGGCAGTCGAGGCGACGTACCGGGAGCTCCTCGACTACCTGAGCGCCCGGAGCACCCGGCTCAGCTGGCCGCTCGACCTCCGGTGGGCGGGGAGCGACTTCCAGCGGCGCGTGCTCGCCGCCACGGCCGAGCTGCCCTATGGTGCCATCACGTCCTACGCCGGGATCGCACGGCGCATCGGCGCGCCTGCGTCGGTGCGCGCCGTCGCCCAGGCGCTCCGGCACAATCCCATACCCATCGCCATCCCGTGCCATCGCGTGATCGGCAGCAGCGGGGACCTGACCGGCTATGCCGGAAGCAGGATCGGGCTCAAGGAGCAGCTGCTCTCGCTCGAGGGCGTCCCGGTGGGTCTCCGCGCCCACAGGATCGAGCGCGGCCACATGTACGTCCTGTTCGAGGGGTACGCGGAGTATTGCCTGCCGACGTGCGGCTCCCTATCACGGGAGCCGATGGCCCAGCTCACGCTGTTCGGCGCGCGCCGGCACGCCGAGGCTGTCGGTCTCACTCCCTGCGCGGCCTGCCGGCCGGATCTCCACCCGCTCTCCGCGTAG
- a CDS encoding RNA polymerase sigma factor: MTEDPFETVVAAHHAEIHRYLARATSRPSDADDLSQETFVRAYKAYRSLPPDANVRAWLFTIATNLFRNHFRAEGRRRQAMVMAAAGASERGSSWPEGEAIASQAGARIDRIVTALPFKQRLAFTMRKVHELDYDAIGESLDCSAESARAHVFQALRKIRRGLDDLDAVHTERQP, translated from the coding sequence ATGACCGAGGACCCCTTCGAGACTGTCGTGGCCGCGCACCATGCCGAGATACACCGCTACCTCGCGCGGGCGACCTCTCGCCCGAGCGATGCCGACGATCTGTCCCAGGAGACCTTCGTGCGAGCCTACAAAGCCTATCGGTCGCTGCCCCCGGACGCCAACGTCAGGGCGTGGCTCTTCACCATCGCCACCAACCTCTTCCGCAATCACTTCCGGGCGGAGGGGCGGCGGCGCCAGGCCATGGTCATGGCGGCGGCCGGCGCCTCGGAGCGAGGGTCGTCCTGGCCCGAGGGGGAAGCCATCGCCAGCCAGGCGGGCGCCCGGATCGACCGGATCGTCACCGCGCTCCCGTTCAAGCAGCGCCTGGCCTTTACCATGCGGAAGGTCCACGAGCTCGACTACGACGCCATCGGTGAGAGCCTCGACTGCTCGGCCGAGAGCGCCAGGGCCCATGTCTTTCAAGCCCTGCGGAAGATCCGCCGGGGACTGGATGATCTCGACGCCGTCCACACGGAGCGACAGCCATGA
- a CDS encoding DUF4197 domain-containing protein produces MRTYLLALVIGIGMVAMPASAQVDQLLKGMGIGQQSGLSEGTVSAGLKEALQVATEKSVSLTGRPNGYFSNVAIKILMPEKLRSVEQGLRAVGYGPQVDEFVLSMNRAAEQAAPAAKQIFVDAITSMTFDDAKKILSGGDTAATEFFKAKTTDTLTAAFRPVVDKTMGEVGVIRQYQALMGRFEAIPFAKSQTFDIDGYVTIKALDGLFHVVGEQEKLIRTNPAARTTALLQEVFTRK; encoded by the coding sequence ATGAGGACTTACTTGCTGGCCTTGGTCATCGGAATTGGAATGGTCGCGATGCCCGCCTCAGCGCAGGTAGACCAACTCCTCAAGGGCATGGGCATTGGCCAGCAGAGCGGGCTGTCCGAGGGCACCGTCAGCGCCGGGTTGAAGGAGGCCCTCCAGGTCGCCACGGAAAAATCGGTCAGCCTCACCGGGCGTCCCAACGGCTATTTCAGCAATGTGGCGATCAAGATCCTGATGCCCGAGAAGCTCCGGAGCGTGGAGCAGGGCCTGCGGGCGGTCGGCTACGGCCCGCAGGTGGACGAGTTCGTGCTGAGCATGAATCGGGCGGCGGAGCAGGCTGCGCCGGCGGCCAAGCAGATCTTCGTGGACGCGATCACCAGCATGACCTTTGACGACGCGAAGAAGATCCTCAGCGGCGGCGACACCGCCGCCACCGAGTTCTTCAAGGCCAAGACGACGGACACGCTCACGGCGGCGTTCAGGCCCGTGGTCGACAAAACCATGGGGGAAGTCGGGGTGATACGCCAGTACCAGGCGCTGATGGGACGGTTCGAGGCCATCCCCTTCGCGAAGTCTCAGACGTTCGACATCGACGGATACGTGACCATCAAGGCGCTTGACGGCCTCTTCCACGTCGTCGGCGAGCAGGAAAAGCTGATCCGCACGAACCCGGCGGCACGGACCACGGCCCTGCTGCAGGAGGTCTTCACCAGGAAGTGA
- a CDS encoding cyclase family protein: MATAPTEAQVREYMRTLSNWGRWGKDDELGTINLITPAKRAAAATLVKDGVSVTCARPWSTEITPETTVQPMRFMVDSGEGRDHDSNDRILQRRGAAEFIGMVFHGYAITHVDAPPHYFWQGQFYNGRSSNLVTSREGATVNSVEVLRDGVVSRGVLLDVARAKSVSWMGPGEGVMPEDLEAAEKAQGVRVESGDILLVRTGYYARRLAEGPVNPMAAGTPALHVACCPWLRERGVAMIGTDTHNDLAPLPYPALGNSFHVVALVAMGLWLIDNMNLEDVARAATERTRWEFLLTVAPLRLKNVTGSPVNPIAMF; encoded by the coding sequence GTGGCGACCGCTCCGACCGAAGCGCAGGTGCGCGAGTACATGCGCACCCTGTCCAACTGGGGGCGCTGGGGCAAGGACGACGAGCTCGGCACGATCAACCTGATCACCCCCGCGAAGCGCGCCGCGGCGGCGACGCTCGTCAAGGACGGCGTCAGCGTCACCTGCGCGCGCCCCTGGTCTACCGAGATCACCCCCGAGACGACCGTCCAGCCCATGCGCTTCATGGTGGACTCCGGCGAGGGTCGGGACCACGACTCCAACGACCGCATCCTCCAGCGCCGCGGCGCCGCCGAGTTCATCGGCATGGTCTTCCACGGGTACGCCATCACTCACGTGGACGCCCCGCCGCACTACTTCTGGCAGGGGCAGTTCTACAACGGCCGCTCGTCCAATCTCGTCACCTCCCGCGAGGGCGCCACGGTCAACTCGGTCGAGGTGCTGCGCGACGGCGTGGTGAGCAGGGGAGTGCTGCTGGATGTCGCTCGGGCCAAGAGCGTGAGCTGGATGGGCCCGGGCGAAGGCGTGATGCCCGAGGACCTCGAAGCCGCGGAGAAGGCGCAGGGCGTGCGCGTGGAGTCGGGCGACATCCTGCTGGTCCGGACGGGCTACTACGCGCGGCGGCTCGCCGAGGGGCCCGTCAACCCGATGGCGGCCGGGACGCCGGCGCTTCACGTCGCCTGCTGCCCGTGGCTCCGCGAGCGCGGCGTCGCCATGATCGGCACGGACACGCACAACGACCTCGCGCCCCTGCCGTACCCCGCCCTCGGCAACTCCTTCCACGTCGTCGCGCTCGTCGCCATGGGGCTCTGGCTCATCGACAACATGAACCTCGAAGACGTGGCGCGCGCGGCAACCGAGCGCACGCGCTGGGAGTTCCTGCTCACCGTCGCGCCCCTGCGCTTGAAGAACGTCACCGGCTCGCCCGTCAACCCGATCGCGATGTTCTAA
- a CDS encoding class I fructose-bisphosphate aldolase produces MEARVREILSWYSSDNPGTRTNLARLLTHGRLAGTGRLVILPVDQGFEHGPARSFAVNPPAYDPAYHFRLALEAGCNAYAAPLGFIEAGVSEFAGEIPLILKINNHDVLNDEKDPLSAVTGSVKDALRLGCVAVGFTIYPGSANAQTMYQQCREMIAEAKANGLVAVVWSYPRGSSISKEGETAIDVVAYAVQIAAQLGAHVIKVKPPTQHIEQPEAKKVYEKTGVPISTLSERVRHVVQSAFDGRRVVIFSGGATKENDEAIFDECRAIRDGGGFGSIIGRNSFQRQKPRALEFLSTVMKIYSGELK; encoded by the coding sequence ATGGAAGCGCGCGTTCGCGAGATCCTCTCCTGGTATTCGAGCGACAACCCGGGCACCCGCACCAACCTGGCCCGCCTGCTCACCCACGGGCGCCTGGCCGGCACCGGCCGCCTCGTCATCCTGCCGGTGGACCAGGGCTTCGAGCACGGCCCGGCGCGGAGCTTCGCCGTCAACCCGCCGGCTTACGACCCCGCGTACCACTTCCGCCTCGCCCTCGAGGCGGGCTGCAACGCGTACGCGGCGCCGCTGGGCTTCATCGAGGCGGGCGTGTCCGAGTTCGCGGGCGAGATCCCGCTGATTCTCAAGATCAACAACCATGACGTGCTCAACGACGAGAAGGACCCGCTCTCCGCCGTGACGGGCTCGGTCAAGGACGCGCTCCGGCTGGGCTGCGTCGCCGTGGGCTTCACGATCTACCCGGGCTCGGCCAACGCGCAGACCATGTACCAGCAGTGCCGCGAGATGATCGCCGAGGCCAAGGCCAACGGCCTCGTCGCGGTGGTCTGGTCCTACCCGCGCGGCTCGTCGATCAGCAAGGAGGGGGAGACCGCGATCGACGTCGTGGCGTACGCCGTGCAGATCGCCGCGCAGCTGGGGGCGCATGTCATCAAGGTCAAGCCGCCCACCCAGCACATCGAGCAGCCGGAGGCGAAGAAGGTCTACGAAAAGACCGGCGTGCCGATCTCGACGCTGTCCGAGCGCGTGCGCCACGTCGTCCAGTCGGCCTTCGACGGCCGGCGCGTCGTCATCTTCTCGGGCGGCGCCACCAAGGAGAACGACGAGGCGATCTTCGACGAGTGCCGGGCCATCCGCGACGGCGGCGGCTTCGGCTCCATCATCGGGCGGAACTCGTTCCAGCGCCAGAAGCCGCGCGCGCTCGAGTTCCTGTCGACGGTGATGAAGATCTACTCGGGCGAATTGAAGTAA